Proteins encoded together in one Aurantiacibacter aquimixticola window:
- a CDS encoding OmpA family protein, with amino-acid sequence MKMKKFLTASIASVALVGTTTACVTDPNTGEQKISRTAIGGIGGAGLGYLLGGIVGGKTARIVGAGIGAAAGGYVGYRMDEQIREIEEVTAGTGVDVVEGDDSFLVRFPDVTFAVNSTTISPSMRNVLDGVAQNLVDRPQSLIDVMGHTDSTGSDQYNLDLSRRRAESVANYLTSRGVSRARIETIGYGEQYPIADNTSDSGRAQNRRVEIRITPVTQDDVQQAY; translated from the coding sequence ATGAAAATGAAGAAATTTCTGACCGCGTCGATTGCGTCTGTCGCACTTGTCGGCACGACGACGGCATGTGTCACCGATCCGAACACCGGCGAGCAGAAGATTTCCCGCACCGCTATCGGCGGCATCGGCGGTGCCGGTCTCGGCTATCTGCTGGGCGGAATCGTCGGCGGAAAGACCGCTCGTATCGTCGGCGCCGGCATCGGCGCGGCGGCCGGCGGCTATGTCGGTTACCGCATGGACGAGCAGATTCGCGAGATCGAGGAAGTCACCGCCGGCACCGGCGTGGATGTCGTCGAAGGCGATGACAGCTTCCTCGTGCGCTTCCCGGACGTAACCTTTGCCGTCAATTCGACGACGATCTCGCCGAGCATGCGCAATGTGCTCGACGGCGTCGCCCAGAACCTCGTCGATCGTCCGCAATCGCTGATCGACGTGATGGGCCACACCGACTCGACCGGCAGCGACCAATATAATCTTGACCTGTCGCGCCGCCGCGCCGAATCGGTGGCAAACTACCTGACGTCGCGCGGTGTATCGCGCGCTCGCATCGAAACCATCGGTTATGGCGAGCAGTACCCTATCGCCGACAACACCAGTGATTCCGGCCGCGCGCAGAATCGCCGCGTCGAAATCCGTATCACCCCGGTCACGCAGGACGACGTGCAGCAAGCGTACTGA
- a CDS encoding hemolysin family protein, which translates to MSPFPWHYLAALAFLIVLNGVFAMSELAIVSARTAQLRMAADKGSRSAAVALRLAAEPGKFLSTVQIGITLIGIVAGAVSGATLGQPVGERLAALGVDPDTADTLGFTLMIGLTTFFSLVIGELVPKQLALRAAVPIALIMARPMALLAKVAAPFVWLLDASSNLLLAVLGIRHKGDHRLTAEELQMIFADATRTGVIEEQERAILSGIMRLQDRPVRELMTPRTEIDWIDIGASEAEMREAIAASPHSLLPVADGSPDKVLGVVKARELLALLVAKERVVLESLLRKSEVVPDQLDAMDALRVLQQSGTGMAMVHDEYGHLDGIVTTADVLGAIAGDFASHQDEGDTPMIVEREDGSLLVSGALAADALAERLGLDLPEGREFATAAGYALYVLKHLPAEGEHFTDQGWRFEVVDMDGRKIDKLLVAEA; encoded by the coding sequence ATGTCGCCCTTTCCCTGGCACTATCTCGCCGCCCTCGCTTTCCTGATCGTGCTCAATGGCGTTTTCGCTATGTCGGAGCTGGCGATCGTCTCTGCCCGCACGGCGCAACTGCGCATGGCGGCGGACAAGGGTAGCCGCAGCGCTGCCGTCGCGCTGCGCCTCGCGGCGGAGCCGGGCAAGTTCCTGTCCACCGTGCAGATCGGCATCACGCTCATCGGGATCGTCGCCGGTGCGGTTTCGGGTGCGACGCTAGGCCAGCCAGTCGGTGAACGTCTGGCGGCGCTCGGCGTCGATCCCGACACGGCCGATACGCTCGGCTTTACTCTGATGATCGGCCTGACGACATTCTTCAGCCTCGTCATAGGGGAGCTTGTGCCCAAACAGTTGGCCCTGCGCGCGGCGGTGCCCATCGCGCTCATCATGGCCAGACCGATGGCTTTGCTCGCAAAGGTGGCCGCGCCCTTCGTCTGGCTCCTCGATGCTTCGTCCAACCTGCTGCTCGCCGTGCTCGGCATTCGCCACAAGGGCGATCACCGCCTAACGGCGGAAGAGCTGCAGATGATTTTCGCGGATGCCACGCGCACCGGCGTGATCGAGGAGCAGGAGCGCGCCATCCTGTCCGGCATCATGCGGCTGCAGGACCGGCCCGTGCGGGAATTGATGACGCCGCGCACCGAAATCGACTGGATCGACATCGGCGCAAGCGAAGCGGAAATGCGTGAGGCGATCGCCGCATCGCCGCATTCGCTGCTGCCAGTGGCCGATGGGTCGCCCGACAAGGTGCTGGGCGTGGTCAAGGCACGCGAATTGCTGGCATTGCTCGTGGCGAAGGAGCGCGTCGTACTTGAATCGCTGCTGCGCAAAAGCGAGGTCGTGCCCGATCAGCTGGACGCGATGGACGCGCTGCGCGTGCTTCAGCAATCGGGCACAGGCATGGCGATGGTCCATGACGAATACGGCCACCTCGACGGGATCGTGACGACAGCGGACGTGTTGGGCGCCATTGCGGGCGATTTCGCCAGCCACCAGGATGAAGGCGACACGCCGATGATCGTGGAGCGAGAGGACGGCTCGCTATTGGTGTCGGGTGCGCTGGCTGCCGATGCCCTGGCTGAACGCCTCGGCCTCGACCTCCCCGAAGGCCGCGAGTTCGCTACCGCAGCGGGATATGCTCTCTATGTGCTGAAGCACCTTCCGGCAGAGGGCGAGCATTTCACCGATCAAGGCTGGCGCTTCGAAGTCGTCGATATGGACGGGCGCAAGATCGACAAGTTGCTGGTTGCGGAAGCATAG
- a CDS encoding DUF3035 domain-containing protein: protein MAKLTKILIAAGAASTLGACGGIDIGNRERPDEFAVQRQAPLVVPPDFHLVPPTEGAPRDVEGTASEQALEALFGGPSQRSAIENRAIELAGEADRGIRSNVGDPDTYTVNKGTEVRTILAAPQGDGQAASAVIPS from the coding sequence ATGGCCAAATTGACGAAGATCCTGATCGCAGCTGGCGCGGCAAGCACGCTTGGCGCCTGTGGAGGCATCGATATCGGCAATCGCGAACGGCCGGACGAATTCGCCGTGCAGCGCCAGGCGCCGCTGGTGGTGCCGCCCGATTTCCACCTCGTCCCGCCCACCGAAGGCGCGCCGCGCGATGTCGAGGGCACGGCATCCGAACAGGCGCTGGAAGCGCTTTTCGGCGGTCCGTCACAGCGCAGCGCGATCGAAAACCGCGCCATCGAGCTGGCAGGCGAAGCCGATCGGGGCATCCGCTCCAATGTCGGCGATCCGGACACCTACACGGTGAACAAGGGCACCGAAGTCCGCACCATCCTCGCCGCCCCGCAAGGCGACGGCCAGGCTGCTAGTGCGGTGATACCTTCCTGA
- the lspA gene encoding signal peptidase II yields MTTLTRHRLIGIAIAVFVFIADQWMKRFVVRDLGLDQVGDQYELLPFFDFTRTNNYGVSLGMFEATSMEMRWILVAVTAAIACVVLVWMLRERLLGDIFALGLVLGGALGNIRDRYLFGYVIDYADFHIGDFRPFLIFNIADAAITIGVVIILARALFMREKPKNEQDAAS; encoded by the coding sequence ATGACGACGCTCACCAGACATCGCCTGATCGGCATTGCCATCGCTGTCTTCGTCTTCATCGCCGACCAGTGGATGAAGCGTTTCGTGGTGCGCGATCTCGGGCTGGACCAGGTGGGCGACCAGTACGAGCTCCTCCCCTTCTTCGACTTCACCCGAACCAACAATTACGGCGTCTCGCTCGGCATGTTCGAAGCGACGAGCATGGAAATGCGCTGGATCCTCGTTGCGGTAACCGCCGCCATCGCCTGCGTCGTCTTGGTGTGGATGCTGCGGGAGCGGCTGCTGGGCGACATTTTCGCGCTCGGCCTGGTGCTGGGCGGCGCGCTCGGCAACATCCGTGACCGATACCTGTTCGGCTACGTCATCGACTATGCCGATTTTCATATCGGGGACTTCCGGCCCTTCCTCATTTTCAACATCGCCGACGCCGCTATCACCATTGGCGTGGTGATTATCCTTGCCCGCGCGCTGTTCATGCGCGAGAAACCGAAAAACGAGCAGGACGCGGCGAGCTGA
- a CDS encoding isoleucine--tRNA ligase — protein MSEKRDYRDTVFLPKTDFPMKAGLPQKEPGILARWQEEDVYGQLRKARAGRETFILHDGPPYANGNIHIGHALNKVLKDAVVRTQSLLGKDAPYVPGWDCHGLPIEWKVEEKYRKKKLNKDEVPPREFRRECREYAAEWVGVQMEQFQRLGVTGEWSKPYLTMSPDAEAGIVAELLRFAETGQLYRGAKPVMWSPVEKTALAEAEVEYEDITSTQIDVAFEIVESPIEELVGAHAVIWTTTPWTIPVNQALAYGPEVEYALLDIVYEGGAAAGASPKSGKVATAEAAEAAGLPDDATRILIAKELIEPFKKRLNAALSSIEIDGAVQPSVEVFPALGITKSRYKGADLAGTVAQHPMHHLGGSFAEPRPLLPGDFVTTDSGTGLVHMSPDHGEDDFELCKAHGINPKFVVDADGRYREDWGWLPRTDERNGSVINPKFNAPDGPICSDLREAGALLSASADYEHSYPHSWRSKAKVIYRCTPQWFVPMDREIEGVAPRKLEKEQSWEGEGGAIDPADEPTSRQTLRSLAMNAIGDTRFVPAKGKNRIGSMVEGRPDWVLSRQRAWGVPITLFVHRKSGEYLVDSEVNARIVAAIMDGGVDAWDAENAAQLLGPDRDPADFEMVTDILDVWFDSGSTHAFVLESDNWPDQRSPADLYLEGSDQHRGWFQSSLLESCATRGRAPYQAVLTHGFTMAADGRKMSKSLGNTVDPLKVMQEYGADIIRLWALSVDYTEDHRIGPEILKGVADQYRKLRNTFRYMLGALADFDESERVDVADMPELERYMLARLGQLDARMKRAVDDFDFNAYTRALTEFANEDLSAFFFDIRKDRLYCDAPGSVERRAYRTVLDTLFHALIRYVAPVLVFTAEEVWSTRYPDTGSVHLLEWPEIPSADANMDRWTRLRELRERVMEAIEPLRREKVIRSGLEAEVAVPAAHVPEGFTPDQLAALFITGTVTTHNGDDLRVTKSDDAKCGRCWRLLSEVEEDGDLCNRCSDVVADMDAHV, from the coding sequence CGGCAATATTCATATCGGCCATGCGCTGAACAAGGTGCTGAAGGACGCGGTGGTGCGCACGCAGAGCCTGCTCGGCAAGGATGCGCCCTACGTGCCCGGCTGGGACTGCCACGGCCTGCCCATCGAATGGAAGGTGGAGGAGAAATACCGCAAGAAGAAGCTGAACAAGGACGAGGTTCCGCCGCGCGAATTCCGCCGCGAATGCCGCGAATATGCCGCCGAATGGGTCGGCGTGCAGATGGAGCAGTTCCAGCGCCTCGGTGTGACCGGCGAGTGGTCGAAGCCCTACCTCACCATGTCTCCCGACGCCGAGGCAGGAATCGTCGCCGAACTGCTGAGATTTGCGGAGACCGGCCAACTCTATCGCGGGGCGAAGCCGGTGATGTGGAGCCCGGTCGAGAAGACCGCGCTCGCCGAGGCCGAGGTTGAGTACGAGGACATCACCTCGACGCAGATCGACGTGGCGTTCGAGATTGTCGAAAGCCCGATCGAGGAACTGGTCGGCGCGCATGCGGTGATCTGGACGACGACGCCGTGGACGATCCCGGTGAACCAGGCTTTGGCTTATGGGCCGGAGGTCGAGTATGCTTTGCTTGATATCGTCTATGAAGGCGGGGCAGCTGCAGGCGCCTCTCCGAAATCCGGCAAAGTGGCAACTGCTGAAGCTGCAGAGGCAGCTGGCCTCCCCGACGACGCGACGAGAATCCTCATTGCGAAAGAGTTGATTGAGCCGTTCAAGAAGCGGCTAAATGCCGCTTTGTCTAGCATCGAGATCGACGGCGCAGTCCAGCCATCCGTTGAAGTGTTCCCAGCGCTGGGCATTACAAAGAGCCGATATAAAGGCGCCGACCTCGCCGGCACCGTCGCCCAGCACCCGATGCATCATCTCGGCGGGTCCTTTGCCGAGCCGCGTCCGTTGCTGCCGGGCGACTTCGTCACCACCGACAGCGGCACCGGCCTCGTCCACATGTCGCCCGATCATGGTGAGGACGATTTCGAGCTGTGCAAGGCGCATGGGATCAATCCCAAATTCGTGGTCGATGCCGACGGTCGCTATCGCGAGGACTGGGGCTGGCTGCCGCGCACCGACGAGCGGAACGGTTCTGTCATCAATCCGAAATTCAACGCGCCGGACGGGCCGATCTGTTCGGATCTGCGCGAAGCCGGCGCCCTGCTCTCTGCCTCAGCCGATTACGAGCATAGCTATCCTCATTCGTGGCGCTCCAAGGCCAAGGTCATCTATCGCTGCACGCCGCAATGGTTCGTGCCGATGGATCGTGAGATCGAAGGGGTCGCTCCGCGCAAGCTGGAAAAAGAGCAAAGCTGGGAAGGCGAAGGCGGCGCGATCGACCCGGCGGACGAGCCGACGAGCCGTCAGACGCTCCGCAGCCTCGCCATGAATGCCATCGGGGATACGCGGTTCGTTCCGGCCAAGGGAAAGAACCGTATCGGTTCTATGGTTGAGGGCCGCCCCGATTGGGTGCTCTCCCGCCAGCGCGCCTGGGGTGTGCCGATCACGCTGTTCGTCCACCGAAAGAGCGGCGAATACCTGGTCGACTCCGAGGTGAACGCGCGCATCGTCGCAGCAATCATGGATGGCGGCGTCGATGCTTGGGATGCGGAAAACGCCGCGCAGCTGCTCGGCCCCGATCGTGATCCTGCGGACTTCGAGATGGTCACCGACATTCTCGATGTCTGGTTCGACAGCGGCTCGACTCACGCCTTCGTCCTCGAAAGCGACAACTGGCCCGACCAGCGCAGCCCGGCGGACCTCTATCTGGAAGGCAGCGACCAGCATCGCGGCTGGTTCCAGTCCTCGCTTCTGGAAAGCTGCGCCACGCGCGGGCGCGCGCCATACCAAGCAGTGCTGACCCACGGCTTCACCATGGCCGCCGACGGTCGCAAGATGTCGAAAAGCCTCGGCAACACCGTCGATCCGCTCAAGGTAATGCAGGAATACGGGGCGGACATCATCCGCCTGTGGGCGCTAAGCGTCGATTACACCGAGGATCACCGGATCGGGCCGGAAATCCTGAAAGGCGTCGCCGACCAGTACCGCAAACTGCGCAACACCTTCCGCTACATGCTCGGCGCGCTGGCCGATTTCGACGAGAGCGAGCGGGTGGATGTCGCCGACATGCCCGAGCTGGAGCGGTACATGCTCGCACGGCTGGGCCAGCTCGACGCGCGGATGAAGCGCGCCGTCGATGATTTCGACTTCAACGCGTACACCCGAGCACTCACCGAATTTGCCAATGAAGATCTCTCGGCCTTCTTCTTCGATATTCGCAAGGACCGGCTTTACTGCGATGCGCCGGGCAGCGTGGAGCGGCGCGCCTATCGCACCGTCCTCGACACGCTGTTCCACGCGCTGATCCGCTACGTCGCCCCGGTGCTGGTCTTCACCGCGGAGGAAGTGTGGAGCACGCGTTATCCGGATACGGGCAGCGTGCATTTGCTGGAATGGCCAGAAATCCCGTCTGCCGATGCCAATATGGACCGCTGGACGAGATTGCGCGAGCTGCGCGAACGCGTGATGGAAGCGATCGAACCCCTGCGGCGCGAAAAGGTCATCCGCTCAGGCCTCGAAGCCGAAGTCGCGGTGCCGGCTGCACACGTTCCGGAAGGCTTCACGCCAGACCAGCTGGCAGCGCTCTTCATCACCGGTACCGTCACCACGCATAACGGCGACGACCTGCGCGTCACCAAGTCCGACGATGCAAAATGCGGCCGCTGTTGGCGGTTGCTGTCCGAAGTCGAAGAGGATGGCGACCTCTGCAATCGATGCTCAGACGTGGTCGCCGACATGGACGCGCACGTATGA